A window of the Desulfobacula toluolica Tol2 genome harbors these coding sequences:
- a CDS encoding polysaccharide deacetylase family protein, with amino-acid sequence MNHPLPTIPILMYHEVWKSTESIISHTNPAYVLTARNFSRQMHYLRNSGHTTLWLDEYLDCSLDNEQQSVIITFDDGWYNNYSQAFPVLKELGLKATIFVVTDFIGQKGYMDWPQLEEMQKNGISIQSHTASHGALTEKSEAQIGKELRLSKNKIEDRLGKTVQFMSAPHGMVDKRVVDAAIAAGYRAICTSEPGFLHSPGRLAVLRRINISETGGLLTFQRICEKNGFAILPMVLSKQLKRVVKRMLGYAIYRKMYRIRYRIVK; translated from the coding sequence ATGAATCATCCGCTCCCAACAATACCAATCCTCATGTATCACGAGGTTTGGAAAAGTACGGAAAGCATTATCAGTCATACCAATCCGGCCTATGTATTGACTGCCAGGAATTTCAGCCGGCAGATGCATTATCTGCGCAACAGTGGCCATACAACATTATGGCTGGATGAATATCTGGACTGTAGCCTGGACAATGAACAGCAAAGCGTGATCATTACTTTTGACGACGGTTGGTACAACAACTATTCACAAGCTTTTCCAGTCCTTAAAGAACTGGGCCTTAAGGCGACCATTTTTGTTGTGACGGATTTTATTGGCCAGAAGGGCTATATGGATTGGCCGCAGCTTGAGGAAATGCAGAAGAACGGCATATCGATTCAATCGCATACAGCCAGCCATGGCGCGCTCACCGAAAAAAGTGAAGCTCAGATAGGTAAAGAGTTGAGATTATCCAAAAACAAAATTGAAGACCGGCTGGGTAAGACGGTTCAATTTATGAGTGCGCCGCATGGCATGGTCGATAAAAGGGTAGTCGATGCCGCAATAGCTGCCGGATACAGAGCCATCTGCACGTCCGAACCCGGCTTCCTGCATTCCCCAGGGCGCCTGGCCGTCCTTCGCAGAATCAATATCTCAGAAACAGGCGGTTTATTGACATTCCAGAGGATTTGTGAAAAAAACGGATTTGCAATTTTGCCCATGGTTTTATCTAAACAGCTAAAAAGGGTTGTAAAACGGATGCTGGGATACGCCATTTACCGAAAAATGTATCGAATACGATATCGGATCGTAAAGTAG